A portion of the Leptidea sinapis chromosome 13, ilLepSina1.1, whole genome shotgun sequence genome contains these proteins:
- the LOC126967657 gene encoding uncharacterized protein LOC126967657: MDVVVLYWYYRRLRRRKPRRYWIHPLLRQRFCRGAVVRQLKEDESKFFTYFRMTTSTFDDLLKRLEKDLKKKDTNWRKSLCPEVKLAIFLRYAASGCTFQELHYVFRVGVSTISNIIKEVTRCIWNNLNDEFMRLPTTVSEWEHISNGFDTKANFPHCLGAVDGKHIRLRKPAKSGSMYLNYKDFFSIILLAIVDSDYRFLYVSIGSYGKKCDSSIFKESTFWKMMLDGSLQIPEPCPLITGSETRVPYVIIGDEGFGLHENLMRPFSGTHLDVNKRIYNYRLTRARRYVECAFGILANKWRVFHRPLDVNKTTAIWIVKACTVLHNFIREKEGLKDGNTSESEAFHFNSLPDDETLRGGRTANSVRTEFENYFVSESGSVSWQNEAI, encoded by the exons ATGGACGTTGTCGTGTTGTATTGGTACTATCGTCGTCTGCGGCGGAGGAAGCCCCGGCGTTATTGGATACATCCACTATTAAGGCAAAGATTTTGTCGTGGTGCTGTTGTGCGTCAGCTGAAAGAAGACGAATctaaattttttacttatttccgAATGACGACGTCTACTTTTGATGACCTTCTTAAACGATTAGAAaaggatttaaaaaagaaagacacaaACTGGAGGAAAAGCTTGTGCCCTGAAGTAAAACTAGCGATATTTTTAAG gtatGCAGCGTCTGGGTGTACATTTCAAGAACTTCATTACGTCTTTCGTGTCGGTGTGTCAACTATAAGCAACATTATTAAGGAAGTTACACGATGCATATGGAACAACTTGAATGACGAGTTTATGCGACTTCCTACAACAGTGAGTGAATGGGAGCATATATCAAATGGATTCGACACAAAAGCAAATTTTCCCCACTGTTTAGGAGCAGTGGACGGTAAACACATCAGACTTCGAAAACCAGCAAAAAGTGGCTCAATGTACCTAAATTACAAAGACTTTTTTTCCATCATATTATTAGCGATCGTAGACTCTGACTATCGTTTTCTATATGTTAGTATTGGGTCGTATGGAAAAAAATGCGATTCATCAATATTCAAGGAGTCGACATTTTGGAAAATGATGCTAGATGGCAGTTTACAAATACCAGAACCTTGCCCATTAATAACAGGCTCAGAAACGAGAGTTCCCTACGTCATAATCGGCGATGAAGGTTTCGGTTTACACGAAAATTTAATGAGGCCATTTAGCGGGACGCATTTAGACGTAAATAAGCGAATATATAACTATCGTTTGACCAGAGCTAGACGATACGTTGAATGTGCATTTGGTATTCTTGCTAATAAGTGGAGAGTATTCCACCGGCCTCTAGACGTCAACAAAACAACAGCTATATGGATAGTTAAGGCATGTACCGTTCTACAcaactttataagggaaaaaGAGGGCTTAAAGGATGGCAACACATCCGAATCTGAagcatttcatttcaatagcCTACCTGATGATGAAACGCTACGAGGTGGTCGAACTGCAAATTCAGTTCGAACGGAATTCGAAAACTATTTCGTGTCCGAATCTGGGTCAGTTTCTTGGCAGAATGaagctatttaa